Proteins encoded in a region of the Panthera tigris isolate Pti1 chromosome B2, P.tigris_Pti1_mat1.1, whole genome shotgun sequence genome:
- the LOC102956510 gene encoding HLA class II histocompatibility antigen, DM beta chain, which produces MNTLLPLLLGLSLGSTRAGGFLAHVESTCLLDDDGTPKDFTYCVSFNKDLLTCWDPQTSKMVPCEFGVLSVLANYFSDYLNQQESLLQRLSNGLQDCATHTQSFWGSLTHRTRPPTVQVAKTTPFNTKERVMLACYVWGFYPADVNISWRKNGQPVLPHRSAPKMAQPNGDWTYQTVSHLATTPSFGDTYTCVVDHIGALEPICEDWTPGLSPMQTLKVSVAAVTLGLGLIILSLGLLSWRKASSSGYIFLPGSIYPEGQHIS; this is translated from the exons ATGAACACACTCCTGCCATTGCTGCTAGGCCTCAGCCTGGGCTCCACCAGAGCAG GTGGCTTTTTAGCCCATGTGGAAAGCACCTGTCTGTTGGATGATGATGGGACTCCAAAGGATTTCACATATTGTGTCTCCTTCAACAAGGATTTGCTGACCTGCTGGGATCCCCAAACATCCAAAATGGTCCCTTGTGAATTTGGGGTACTGAGTGTCTTGGCAAATTACTTCTCAGATTACCTCAATCAACAGGAAAGCCTACTCCAGCGCTTGTCTAATGGGCTCCAGGACTGTGCCACACATACCCAGTCCTTCTGGGGATCACTGACCCACAGGACAC GGCCACCAACTGTGCAGGTAGCCAAAACCACTCCTTTTAACACGAAGGAGCGTGTGATGCTGGCCTGCTACGTGTGGGGCTTCTATCCAGCTGATGTGAATATCTCATGGAGGAAGAATGGGCAGCCTGTCCTCCCTCACAGAAGTGCCCCTAAGATGGCTCAGCCCAATGGAGACTGGACGTATCAGACCGTCTCTCATTTAGCCACAACTCCCTCTTTCGGGGACACCTACACCTGCGTGGTGGATCACATCGGGGCTCTTGAGCCCATCTGCGAGGACTGGA CACCTGGGCTGTCCCCGATGCAGACACTGAAGGTTTCGGTGGCTGCAGTGACTCTGGGCCTGGGCCTCATCATTTTGTCTCTTGGTTTGCTCAGCTGGCGGAAAGCTAGCTCCTCTG GCTACATTTTCCTCCCTGGGTCCATTTATCCAGAAG GTCAACACATCTCCTAG